A DNA window from Vigna angularis cultivar LongXiaoDou No.4 chromosome 1, ASM1680809v1, whole genome shotgun sequence contains the following coding sequences:
- the LOC108327056 gene encoding uncharacterized protein LOC108327056 isoform X1 has translation MAPRLPPPPPPQNEPSESNAKLEAVLEALQQQNTALVQQNTVALQNLEAARIAAENARISAENARMEFDHTQRQLMDMLARGVPTQGASSSVAPTQEWTLESFLQHHPARFIGKCSPDEADHWFQDMERIFEAKGCPDDRKLAYTPYLLIGEAGHWWNSVKMILERRETPITWELFRTKFYTEYFPNSVRFAKEVEFLELAQGNKSVSEYADRFKHLLRFSTVQVSEEWQCRKFENGLRKDVKLMVKGLRIREFSALVEMARDMEKTKAEPEVSQGQRVQPLRVGGPAISRGGSNSRTTPFSRPTSSGSRSSSSQPSVQQGHPSFSSPVRCYMCGGPHLQSVCPKLIGYKRCNLCRRDGHYARDCPTVRRTGPPPRPAGRAIQRGGVRPQAAGRVYALTGAEAVSAGNLIVSTCLLFGASCVALFDSGATHSFVSKSCVERLDLVVRELQCDLVVSTPAAGLVRTSTVCSRCPIEVEGRRFRVNLICLPLQGLEVILGMDWLAANRILLDCGGKKLIFP, from the coding sequence ATGGCGCCCAGGCTtccacctcctccacctcctcaaAATGAGCCCTCTGAGTCCAATGCAAAACTAGAGGCTGTACTTGAGGCTCTTCAGCAGCAAAACACTGCTCTGGTGCAACAAAACACGGTTGCCCTTCAAAACCTAGAAGCCGCTAGGATAGCCGCTGAAAATGCCAGGATATCTGCCGAGAATGCAAGGATGGAATTTGACCACACCCAGAGGCAACTGATGGATATGTTGGCCAGGGGTGTACCCACTCAGGGTGCTTCCTCATCTGTTGCTCCAACTCAGGAGTGGACCTTGGAGAGCTTTCTCCAGCACCATCCAGCCAGGTTCATTGGCAAGTGCAGCCCGGATGAAGCGGATCATTGGTTCCAAGACATGGAACGCATATTTGAGGCAAAAGGATGCCCGGATGACAGGAAGTTGGCCTACACTCCGTATCTATTGATAGGGGAAGCTGGCCACTGGTGGAACAGTGTGAAGATGATCCTAGAGAGGCGTGAGACTCCTATTACTTGGGAGTTATTCAGGACCAAGTTTTATACGGAGTACTTCCCTAATAGCGTCAGATTCGCTAAGGAGGTAGAATTCCTGGAGTTGGCTCAAGGAAACAAGTCGGTGTCAGAATATGCTGACCGTTTTAAACACCTTCTCCGCTTCAGCACCGTACAAGTAAGTGAGGAGTGGCAATGCCGCAAGTTCGAGAACGGCCTGAGGAAGGATGTGAAGCTGATGGTAAAAGGATTACGCATTCGAGAGTTCTCTGCTTTGGTAGAGATGGCCCGAGACATGGAGAAGACGAAGGCAGAGCCCGAAGTGTCACAAGGCCAGCGAGTCCAACCATTGAGGGTTGGCGGACCAGCAATATCTAGAGGGGGATCCAACTCTAGGACGACCCCTTTTTCTAGGCCCACATCTTCTGGGTCCAGGAGTTCCTCCTCTCAGCCTTCGGTGCAGCAGGGGCATCCTAGTTTTAGCAGCCCTGTTCGGTGTTATATGTGTGGAGGACCACACCTTCAGTCTGTGTGCCCTAAACTGATAGGGTACAAGAGGTGTAACCTCTGCAGGCGGGACGGCCACTATGCCAGAGATTGTCCTACTGTTAGGAGGACAGGACCACCACCACGTCCAGCGGGCAGAGCTATTCAGAGGGGTGGCGTCAGGCCACAGGCAGCAGGGAGAGTATACGCTCTGACAGGAGCTGAGGCAGTCAGTGCAGGTAACTTGATTGTCAGCACGTGCTTGTTATTTGGAGCTTCATGTGTAGCTTTATTTGATTCGGGGGCGACACATTCTTTTGTGTCTAAGTCTTGTGTGGAGAGGCTCGATCTAGTGGTCAGAGAGCTCCAGTGTGACCTGGTGGTTTCTACACCAGCAGCTGGGCTAGTCAGGACGTCTACAGTGTGTTCCAGATGTCCTATAGAAGTTGAGGGGCGAAGGTTCAGAGTGAACCTTATTTGTCTACCTTTACAGGGGCTAGAGGTTattctaggaatggattggttagcCGCCAATCGTATCCTTCTAGATTGCGGAGGAAAGAAGCTTATCTTTCCTTAG
- the LOC108327056 gene encoding uncharacterized protein LOC108327056 isoform X2: MAPRLPPPPPPQNEPSESNAKLEAVLEALQQQNTALVQQNTVALQNLEAARIAAENARISAENARMEFDHTQRQLMDMLARGVPTQGASSSVAPTQEWTLESFLQHHPARFIGKCSPDEADHWFQDMERIFEAKGCPDDRKLAYTPYLLIGEAGHWWNSVKMILERRETPITWELFRTKFYTEYFPNSVRFAKEVEFLELAQGNKSVSEYADRFKHLLRFSTVQVSEEWQCRKFENGLRKDVKLMVKGLRIREFSALVEMARDMEKTKAEPEVSQGQRVQPLRVGGPAISRGGSNSRTTPFSRPTSSGSRSSSSQPSVQQGHPSFSSPVRCYMCGGPHLQSVCPKLIGYKRCNLCRRDGHYARDCPTVRRTGPPPRPAGRAIQRGGVRPQAAGRVYALTGAEAVSAEENEASVENVLEGNEEAAS; encoded by the exons ATGGCGCCCAGGCTtccacctcctccacctcctcaaAATGAGCCCTCTGAGTCCAATGCAAAACTAGAGGCTGTACTTGAGGCTCTTCAGCAGCAAAACACTGCTCTGGTGCAACAAAACACGGTTGCCCTTCAAAACCTAGAAGCCGCTAGGATAGCCGCTGAAAATGCCAGGATATCTGCCGAGAATGCAAGGATGGAATTTGACCACACCCAGAGGCAACTGATGGATATGTTGGCCAGGGGTGTACCCACTCAGGGTGCTTCCTCATCTGTTGCTCCAACTCAGGAGTGGACCTTGGAGAGCTTTCTCCAGCACCATCCAGCCAGGTTCATTGGCAAGTGCAGCCCGGATGAAGCGGATCATTGGTTCCAAGACATGGAACGCATATTTGAGGCAAAAGGATGCCCGGATGACAGGAAGTTGGCCTACACTCCGTATCTATTGATAGGGGAAGCTGGCCACTGGTGGAACAGTGTGAAGATGATCCTAGAGAGGCGTGAGACTCCTATTACTTGGGAGTTATTCAGGACCAAGTTTTATACGGAGTACTTCCCTAATAGCGTCAGATTCGCTAAGGAGGTAGAATTCCTGGAGTTGGCTCAAGGAAACAAGTCGGTGTCAGAATATGCTGACCGTTTTAAACACCTTCTCCGCTTCAGCACCGTACAAGTAAGTGAGGAGTGGCAATGCCGCAAGTTCGAGAACGGCCTGAGGAAGGATGTGAAGCTGATGGTAAAAGGATTACGCATTCGAGAGTTCTCTGCTTTGGTAGAGATGGCCCGAGACATGGAGAAGACGAAGGCAGAGCCCGAAGTGTCACAAGGCCAGCGAGTCCAACCATTGAGGGTTGGCGGACCAGCAATATCTAGAGGGGGATCCAACTCTAGGACGACCCCTTTTTCTAGGCCCACATCTTCTGGGTCCAGGAGTTCCTCCTCTCAGCCTTCGGTGCAGCAGGGGCATCCTAGTTTTAGCAGCCCTGTTCGGTGTTATATGTGTGGAGGACCACACCTTCAGTCTGTGTGCCCTAAACTGATAGGGTACAAGAGGTGTAACCTCTGCAGGCGGGACGGCCACTATGCCAGAGATTGTCCTACTGTTAGGAGGACAGGACCACCACCACGTCCAGCGGGCAGAGCTATTCAGAGGGGTGGCGTCAGGCCACAGGCAGCAGGGAGAGTATACGCTCTGACAGGAGCTGAGGCAGTCAGTGCAG aggagAATGAGGCCTCAGTGGAGAATGTCCTGGAGGGGAATGAGGAAGCAGCTTCTTAG